The DNA segment GGAAACCGGCCTCACGCTTCAGTGTTTTCCAGCTTATTCTGCTATCTGTTACATTACCTTCAACTGGAGAGTATGTTTACATCACACCCATTTTCTGCGTGACAGCTCACTTTGATTTTACTTTGGAATGTTGCATGCCGTGCCTCGGCTTGTCGTGTCATAGCTCAATGGTGTTAAATGGACCTTCAGTGCAGTGACCTTTTCACTGAGCAGAACCAACAGAAAGGGCCCCAAATGAAGATGATAAAAATATTTCTGTGATATCTATAGATACCAAAGAATGTTTCCAGTCTCGAGTGTGTCTTGCACTTATAGCGGTAGAAGAATGGTTTCATAAATTACAGTTTATGATGAAGGATTCACAGAGGACTCCATTAATTGAGGGATTATCTTCAGGATTATCATTGTGTTCTGTTCTGATCCGCAGCAAGGCTGCGCTCAAACCTCTGTTTATGTTTTCTTGAGAGCATTATCACGACGCTAATAAATAGAGtttgtgaaataaaaagaacTTTCTGCTCTTATCTTCTTTACTCAGGCTACAAGGTGCCCAACAATTTTGTCAAACTAATGTGACTTTACGCATAAAATAAAGAGACAATAGATGGAGAAGGCTTCTGAATGTTTTCTATGGTGGATCATAAAAAGGCTGCCGCTGGAGTTTAGGGTATTAACTGTTaataagtattaaaaaaaacccacttaCATCAAAAGAGGAAAGAAGTTGGCATGGCAAGTAGACGAACAAGAATGTgcaggatatatatatagatatatctatatctatatatataatattagaTGGGAAATTGGATAGTAACACAACTACACTTAGTTTGTATGGATGACTTTAGTACATTGCTAGTCAGTCCGTTTTTTGGTTACTTTGTGGCACTGCATTCTTCAACTTCTCTTTTATTCTTGTttgtatgcatttatttattttatttttaaaaccaatGTAATTTATTCACCGAAGTGACTCATACAAAGCATTCATCATTTGTGTGTACTTTGTGTGTTCCACATTTCTTTATTAAATGACACTTCAAATGAGGATTTAAAACCAATTTTTACATCACAGGAAACATGTATACCCATAAATATTGTGTGAATAAATGTGGTCTGGAAAGTAAAGAATCGATGCATCATTTTTACATGTTCCTGGACTGTTTGATACTAAAAGTAGAACAGTAAACCAATTTGAAAATTCAATATCAAACTCAAAATAAGTTTAGTATGTAGGACTTCAGATGAGTCCAGTTATCCAGCAACCATGGAGGATGAACAGCAACAAAAAGTGAGTTTCAGCAGCTGTTTTCCCACATAAGGGTGTAATTATTAAGCATAATATAACTTGCTGAACGTGATGATGATGGCTAGAAGTCCTGACTGCAATGTTCTTGAGATATTCCTGTTCATCTAAAGCATCACGTCAGCCAAACATTCCAGCCGACCCCACTAAAAGGGACTATTGACCTGATCATAAATCCATTCCCCATTCAAATCGGACTTTGCTAACCTATTGGTTTGTCATTCGAGTGACTGTTCAGAGTTTTATGCttcattgcctttttttttgaccaGATTGATTGATCTGTGTTTCCACCGAGCCGAGTCTGCCAACTGTCAGGATAGTGGTGAGCTCCTCCAGAATTAAAGAGGTGAATGAGCTTTCCAAGTTAGTGAGCCCGAGCCAGATGTGCAAGTTAGTGAGCCCGAGCCAGATGTGCATTACAGTatctatatactgtatatctatatctatatagtGAGTAGAGTATTGAGTGGTCTTGATCCAAAATATTGTACAAGCGTTTTCAATTGTGATGAAAAAAGAGAGTCAACAGTGTCCTGAACACTAAGACGTTGGAGGAAGTGTCGGAGTAGGTTCCTGGTTCCAGGTTGGTCTTTGTGTTTCGATCGGACCCCACCTCAGATAAGAAGaataaaatggatggatgaatcaaGACAAGCAGGTATATGCAATTCTAAATGAGTCAGctaattaaataaattatttattgtgaaaaaATCCTCACGTTCTACTGCCATTTATCTACTTCattgtcttgtttatttttacaccAGAGTTGTGTAGTAACCTCAGAGGGGGTGGTTATCTCAGACTCACACCAGCTAGCATCGCAAGCATAGCTGCTTTAAGTAATCCCAGGGAGCATGTTGGATCCTTGTTCCTGACAGTCCGATCCGAATTAGTCTTGCAGTAGAGAGGTaaaataaaggtttttttttaaaaaaaaagactgcatgTTGCAGCAGTTTTTTTCTGATGAGATGGATGAGCTGGAACCGAGGAAATTCTTGGCGCTTGTTGGTCTCAGAAACTTCAAACGACTGTCCTGCAGGAGAAAAGGAATATTCATCGCGGACTTTTAATAATTGATTTCCATTATTTGCACTGTATTTGAAGCTCTCCAGTACTGTGGTATCCATCTCGCACATTGAATATGCATGTTATCTGAAATGCGTGGACACAGGGCAACATGAGTGTGTAGGTGGACAGAAAGTTGTCATGTTGTATACGCCGTTCTTAATATACCCATGAACCTTTGAGCACTTGAGTTTATACTCGgaactgattcattatttatatGCAACATTCCGCCATTCATCTTCTTCCATAAGTGACTGTCAGGGGGATGTTTTCAATCTGCACTTCatttaatgtttgtttaaaaagttACAAGAACCTGGGCATCATTGAAGGAAAGTGAAATTAAATTTCAAATTTAGACCTTCTTACTCTTCCAAAAATGTCCCTGCATCTTTACATGATGGCAGATCTGCTCTGGCCTTCTGTCACAGTTCACACTTAACAACACCTgtcccaccctgcctgcactctctgctTCACCTCTAGCTGCCCGTTACTCTGGATGATTGACCCCAGGCACCTGAACTGTTTTCACTCTACCTGTTGCACCTTTGCTCTTCTGTGTGTCTCAAATGTACTTTGCTTTCCTCTCTCCAGCTTATATGACcacctctctccacctcctctttaCTCTCACttcaaatcactatatcatcagcagaCATCATCATCCATGGAGACTTCTCTCCCAGGGGAAAAATGTCTCCACCACTGCATGCTGaacaatgtaaaaacaaatataaaaacatattaTTGTTATAATATATAATCAATATAGAAGAAATATTCATTAAAGCATATTTGGAACAGAGTCCAAACAGTTCAAATTATCTGCAACAAAGATTCTATAAATACGGTGAGCTAATGATACTTTGTAAAGAAGATCAAAATTTTATCTACCATATAAATTGTGAATTAtacaagacaataaataaataaataaaaagtaattgAATACATACATAAAGATATGTTAGAATGGGAAACATGGGATTTATATaaaccattttttatttatatagagTGACACTAAAAATGATAAAACCAATTTCAAAAACGTTATATTGACGTTATTGGTCACATGCTTTCCTCTCAAAATATCTCCTCAAAGGTCCACCATTTTAGATACCGCTGTTCTTTCTACACCATGACTGCTGACCTGTTGGGTGTTGCTGTCAGACTCTCATCACGTATATGACTGAAATGACACAGTTATGATCATATCAATGTGCTGGTGACCTTTTAGAAGGTCGGAGATTCTCATCTTGACTGCCATGAGTAATATAAATTGCTTTATATCCATAAGAAAATGCAGAATTAATACTATCTGACATTTATCAGCCACCAATAAATTCCGACTTGAAGAGCTGTGTTGGATTGGATGATGCTCCTCTCAACAGTGTGCTTGTTAATAAGAAGAATGCATATGCAAGGTGATGTAGCATatttgcaatgaaaaaaaagagagattttCCAACCACTTTGCTCTGACTGAAGTCTCAGGAACATATCTGACTCCATATAGGCTCCAACAGCAGAATCAGGGCTTGTCCTTGCATGAGGTTCCGCTGTTGTTCAGGGTTCAGTGCGCATGTTGCTGATGCCAGCACAAAGAGACCTGAGACTGAAGACCACAGTCTGCTTACACAGCCGTATTATACCGTCAACATTGACTGCAAATCTGTACAAGACTGAAAACTGTATGCGGATGGTGGAGGGAAAGTTCCTGCAAAGGAAACTTTGCCTTCAGTTTGGAGTGCACTGGAACAAACTTTATTGTGGAGGAAGCTTGAGGTCTAGGTTTGTCGAATGTTGTGTTCAATTCTTGCAACAGAAGTCAAGCTGTATGGCAATGGAAGTCAGGAATGATTTGAAAATGCAAGCTACTTTCTACTGTCCTTTAATGCTGACAATAGTTATGGGAAAAATTGCGTCTTATAAGATGTAATAACGTTGTAATGAGGCGACATACGCTCCTTCGTTTCAACAATGAGGTGTGTGAGTTGAGTGCCAGTGACATCCTCTTTATCTTGCCTCCTCATGGTCTTGATCTGGTGATCTCAGCTACAACACTAGTCTTTGGTTTGGGGTTCAAATAAGTCTTCCCCTGCTTGGTGCTCTGAATTCATCTACCTCAGTTATGGACTGGAAACATTTCTAGGGTTTTGCTACAACCCTGTGTGCCAATGGGTCACCCGGAAAAGTGTAAGAAAAAGGTGTTTTCAAATACTTGAATACCCTCTGttgaacaaatataaaaaatagaGGCTTACATTTCTTGCACCCATCGGCTACTGCAAAGCATTCTTGCCtctacaagtcccataatgcactgcaacaaccaAAGCTCTTTTAGGAGTGTTGTGACACATCTTGTCCTTGAATTACCTTGTCCTTGAAAAAGTGTACTACCAAACTtttaatcaaaaaaaaaaaagcctgtcaTTTTTCACTTCGGCATCCTTCAAAGTGTCACTTACCGGTTAGACTTTGAAAAACAACTGCTGACAACCAGACAGCAAACACTTGCTGTCAGTATCCGGCAAATTGATTTGTTACTTCAAGCTCTCCGCTGTCAGCACTTTTACTTTGGCTGCATTTATTTGCATAGTCTGACGCTCAAGGGTTCGGGGAGATACTGTGTTTCCATTTCAGTCTATAATGATAGGATAAGCCTCTCGACGGGAGAATTGTGGGGCAGAAGAGGCGGGTGTATTAATGCCAAACCCTTGACAACCCCTTCCTGACTTTTATAGGTCCACACTCAactcccccacacacacacacatgcaattGCATATACAGAGACAAATTAGCTGTGTTTGCTTTCCAAGGGCTTTACTGTACCACAGGAACATATGGAGCAGCAGCATACAAACACTgagacaaaacacatttcatggCTTTTCAATTCCACTGGATCACATCCAGTCCCTCCGAGTTCGCCTTCCCGACGCGGTTCCACCAGTCTCTGACGATAATCTAAACATTGTTATCTCCGTTTAACGACACAGACCTCGCTCATTATCTTCTCGTTGTGTAAATGACTTCTATAATTCTGGGAAGAAATTGCCTCTCTATTTTTAGCATGCATGTCTACGTCTTTTTCAGGGCAATACAGAAGATACTCCATGGAAGAAAGCACATGAGCGATGGAATTACACTTTATAATAACTTCCTGCAGTCTCCTTCTGGGTTTCCCTGCTGAGGTTTGTCGGCGCCGTCCGCGACCTTCTCAGGTGAATCGTCTACACTTGATGAGTTTTTGGAAAGCCCGCTTAAAGTCGTCGTTAAAGCAGGTGTAGATGATGGGGTTGATGAGGGAGTTGAGGTATCCTAACCAGGTGAACAAATCGAACAGCACAGGATCGAACCAGCACTCTTTACACGTGACCATGACAAGTGTGCCGACGAAGAACGGGAGCCAGCACACGATGAAGGCGCCGAGGATGATGCCCAGAGTCTTGGTGGCTTTCCTCTCTCGGGCGGCGCACAAGCGTTTCCTCTCCAGGACGCTGTCTGCGAGCTTCACTTTCACACTGTTGATGAAGAGAGGAGACCCTCCTCCGACCTCCACCGTCCCAGAGTGGAAGTGAGCCTCCTGGTTAGAGGATGAGTTCAGAGAACAGAGGGAGGAGGCTGCTGACGTCTGGATGAGCTGCGCCGTGGTGAAGCGCTTCCCAGAGGACGACGGCAGCTTCATGATGCGAGAGCGAGCGGCGACGTAGATCCGCCCGTAGAGGATGAGCAGGAGGATGGTGGGAACATAGAAGGCGCCAAAGGTGGAGTAGAGCGAGTAAGAGAGCTGATCTGTATTCACCACGCACTCTGTTAGCTCCTCGTGGGCTTTTGCCTGACGCCAGAAAAGCGGCgggatggaaatggaaataGAGATCACCCACACGACTGTCACCATGAGAGCTGCCCGCCGCATGGTGCGACGCTTGGAGTACTCCAGGGCGTCGGTGATCGCCCAGTAGCGATCCAAAGCAATCACACACAGATGCAGGATGGAGGCGGTGCAGAAGGTGATGTCAGATGACAACCAGATGTCACACACTATCTGCCCCAGCGACCAGGTCTTACTGACGGTATAGAGGATACTAACAGGCATGACCATGATGGACACCAGGAGGTCCGTGACGGCCAACGAGCCGATCAGGAAGTTGGCGGGAGTGTGAAGCTTCCTAGTCATGAAGATGGTGGCGATGACAAAGCCGTTTGAAAGCGTGGTAGCCAGAGTGATGAGCGCTAACAACACGGACAGGGAGATCTTGAAAACAAGGAGGGCTTCTTCACTCCATGGAGGCTCGGAGGTGGAATCTGGAAGTTCTGTGAGGTTGCTGGAGAAGTAGTCAAGGGAGCTGTTGTCAACTTCCATCTTTGACCTTCAGTTAAGAGCCATGCTGGACGTCAGAACAGGCATCACAAGTTCACGCAAGGAAGCCTGCGGAGCAGAGCTGgtttcagcttctctctcctgcagcatCTTCCCTCCATGATGGTCCTTGAAACGGTCACTCATACGAGCCGACGTCTATCATTTCGGATAATGCTCCTGTAATCAGAGCCCGCCAATTTGTCCTCGCCAATTCTTCAGTATTGATTCACCACGGCGGTGCAACGACCGGAGAGGCAAACGGTAATTTGTATTCCGCTCCTGTCAGACAGGCGCTTGGTTTCTCTCCCACCAATGCTCTTATCTCATCTCCAGCCAGCAGGCAGCTGGCAACTCCACCTCCAGTTCTAACCCTCCTATCTTTCAAATGCTTTAATGGGCGCCTCCTTTTCAATACTGCTAACCAGGAAGCTGAATGAAGACGGACCGTCTTTTCCAAAGATGTCTTTCAACTTCAGCTTTAAAACATGCTCCTTTGATGACCACGAGCCAGGCAGATTCTAATGGAAAATAATGCCATTATATTCAGTGAGTTAGCTCATCTACGGTCCTGCATTCTTTCCTTCCAACTATTGTCATCAGGATGACTCTGTGAGCGAGGTAAATAGCAAGATCAGCACATCAGGCTGAATTCCAGGGCTGGATGCAAATAAAGCTTAGGGTCAGATAGAAATCCAGCTGGAgacggcggtggcggcggcggcggcggcggtggcggcggcgtgAGGGTCTTTATCTGCTGCTATTAAATCCAGGTTTTGTCCGGTCGTCATCGTGAAGCATTcctctgtgaaagagacgatAAAAAGAGGGGTTACTTCTAATTGACTTCACTATCGCGCTCACCTACAGCCACACGGACACAAACAAACCACCTACATGAGAAAAAGCCCACACGCATGTGAGCGACCTTTAAACTTCCAGAGTGAACAGACCATTGTGATTTCATATACATAACGCCCACGGGCTCTGTCCCAGATCCATGCAGAATCCACCCCACCTCTTCCAAGATAGGTGTTTCAAACTAGGTGAAATAGAAGTCAATGATGGAAATAAAACAGCTCGTATCACCGTGATATTAAATGCTCTTATAGCAACCATTAAATCTCCTCAGGCTTCTTCATGGGCTTCACTCTTTCCAAGTTGGAGGTGGGTGGTGGATCCAAAATATTCCTTAAAAAGTCAGAGTTCTTTTATGTAGCAACACTCACAAAACAATGTCACACGAGCGTCAAACTGAAACCACAGCTAAAGCAGCTATATTTACATTTGACTGTTTTCATCTTCcgtgtttatttgtttactgaTGTACGTGGGTTGTTGACCAAACCGGCGTCTTGTCGTCCGTTTTGCTGCACCCGTGATAATGAGGATCATCATGCAGTTGAAGCGTGGGCTTGTGGGAACATGGTTTATTATTCATGCTTAACTGCTCGGCCTGTGTTTCCACTCTTGAATTGGATTTTAATTAGAGTTAGGATTATTCTTCTATTGAGGGAGAGCACTATTATCCGACAGAAGGCCATGGTGGAGCCCCACCTTTCTTCCTCTTATTTTGCCATCTGCATAACTTTACAGTATGGATGTCATTGTCCAAGAAAGTCCTTGTTTAAATTCCCAAACTCAGTGAAGCCAAGTTGCCAGACTGAGCAGGAGCCAGCTCCATATGCAAACGCCACACAGCAAAGAAAATCAATCTTAACAAATAACTGAAACTTATCGAGCCTTCTattcacaacacaaacagagaACTCTCCACCGCTTACTTTCACAGCATCCGCAGTCTCACTTCGGAGTAAACAGGAACTTACCTTCACCTCCATTATCAAAGCACTTCTCCACAACAAGCGTTAACAGCGGGGGCGAGATAAACTCCCTCTTCAGCTGGATCACCACCCTGACAGACACAAACCCGAGTTCTCCTCTCCCAGCAGCGGCTGTACCTACAGTAAACATTTGCTCAAATATGCAGCTGATGCCCCACACACTTATCTCAGACATACTTCTATCCATAGAGAGCGAAGAAGTGCAATGCTCGCTGGCATGGCGCAGATGTTCTTCCTTGgtttctccctctcctccatcaccCTGTGGTGCGCCGCTGCAGATGCCATATACAAGACTATCCTCGCCACAGTGCGGGAGACTGAACTCAGACTACTATCTTTCAACATCTTTCTACTTTCTGCCTTGAAAAACTGGCAACAGGCAGTACAGTGGTCAGCCTCACATTATCAGGGTCActtcaggtgttcaggagaTATTTGAAGTAACACAAAGGACCTTCCTTGAACCGAGAGGTACAATGTGTTGAGGAACGTGTCAGAGGGTTGGGATGGAATTACTGGagaatgatggatgggtggagaTAGTGTATGAAGTGTGGACACCATAATGTTGCATTATTCAGGCTTGCCTTCTTACCTTTTCTACTTCTGGCAATGGCTGCAACGTAGTTACAAGAAAATCGTGGTTTCTCAGTTTTTtgttacttatttttatttgttttatttttatacatttattttgaaaggtacACGGGTTCAAGGAAGACGCTTCAAGAAGAAAACTGGACCATCTCCTGTGTCACTGATGTAGTGGTGGTGTAGCTGGAACTaagcaggtgcttccagcaagCCTCCTTGATTTAAAGGGACACTCATATCAGACTCGGTTTAAACTACTTTCTTCCGATCGAACACTGCCATTGACTGAGTTTTTGTCCTCGTGTACGACCACGTCTCACTCTGCTGATGTATAGCAAACACAAGTAAAGTTGTGGACCACATCTCTCATGCTGTATAGAAGAAGAACTCTTTCTTGGATGCTTCACCCATGTGGCCCAGACGCTTTACAGCAATCCATTTGCTGATTCTGGTGTTGGTACATTCACAGCCTGTGCAGAGACACTGGAGATGGATAACTGACTTACCTTTGACAGAGTAGTTGCTCTGAGCTCAACAGTTCACTTtacaccagacctgggcaaagtgtggcccgggggccatatgaggcccgatgcctgtattttcgtgtcCCTTTTAACGTCAGACAAAAACATcccttcagcagtaaatatggcatgttcttgtttcaagattaaatttttcttcctttcattggccatttttgtgtgtttttcatgttcctcaaaatacattgaaagaatattgacaatatatttagaaataaattatatttttatcttgaacagGCCCATAGttttgttgatttatattcaaattaagtggaTATCAAATGTTTCAATAGGTTTCACGGCAAGTTTACACTTCTTACGAtacttacttacatttaatctttttagatcaacttgtccttgttacttaagtatatatttaggATATtattccatcatgttttgtagtcttCTTTTTGATGATGACCCCTcgcaacagttacagtttctaatgtggcccttcagaaaattcaattgcccacctctgctttacACAGAGAGGACGTGGTTTTGTACGGGCGAATCACACGTCTGATTTTGTTGGTATCAGAACAAACATACATCATACCCCAACAAATATGCTCAACTGTACTCTGAGTGTGATGTGGCACATCCATAAAATATAGACTAGGGATTTTTTTATCACACTGGCGTGACCCCTGACATGACAGCCCAGAGGTCAGAATACATTATCTTCCACTTCTCCACAAAGATTTCAAAACCTCTGACGGGTTCAAGGGTTCACCATATGTGTTGAGCAGCTTTTACAGTGAAGCTGCGTGGGATTGACATGCATGAGGAGAATACATATGTGCGCCACCTGCACCTCCACACAACAATCCGCCCACAGATACGCAAGCACAAGCAGATAGATGTTTATAATGCGGAGCGATGGCGTGAAACAATGAGGAATAAAAGGCAGTATTTTAGCCAATATCTTGGAGGCATTTATCGCCTCTATGATCCCTGTTGGAagtatttctttcattcatcAGAGAATACATGTCAAAATGAATCCCAGCTATTCAATTATGATGTTTAATTTTTGTTTACTCAGCCAATATTTTCACACAAGGGTTAATAGTTGACCTGAAATTGTAGTCAAAGGTCAGCGCATTCTAAGGTGAAAGAAGAGCGTGGTGTCATTTCCTATTGAAAAATGCCTCATGAGCTTTCCAAAACAACAGCATTCAACCAGATTTGCAAATCGGCGTTTCTCATTTAAAAACCTTTTCAAACCAATTCGTTTTAGACTCAGACTTTTCTGGCGCCAGCTGTTAAGCAAGAAAGCGGTTGTGTATCGAGCCCAGCTGAAGATGTTTTCCCGAGCGTTTGATCCGGAGCACAACCGTGTATGTCAACTCTGGAAGCAGAACAAATCTGCGAGGCTTTTAACAGGACCGAGGCAATTTTTCGCAGTCGACTGTGTGCCGagatgctttttcttttttccctccacagaAGCCGGACGGGGAGAACGTATTAATCCAGGAGCAGCAGCCATCATTCTCACTGACTGCACTTCTTTCCTAATGATGCAGATCCTGCTCACCCACAACACATGAGCATCTGTTGACAAGTCAAAGTGTGACCGTATAGatatcatttttattcaaaGAACACTCGTTTCTCAAGCTGCCTGAATTTAACAAGTCCAACACGCTTAAGGTTTTCGCCACAACAGGTCCACTACTGTATGTTAACGTCACCCCagtgttccaccctgcctgcaatctcttcttcacctcc comes from the Synchiropus splendidus isolate RoL2022-P1 chromosome 16, RoL_Sspl_1.0, whole genome shotgun sequence genome and includes:
- the htr1d gene encoding 5-hydroxytryptamine receptor 1D; amino-acid sequence: MEVDNSSLDYFSSNLTELPDSTSEPPWSEEALLVFKISLSVLLALITLATTLSNGFVIATIFMTRKLHTPANFLIGSLAVTDLLVSIMVMPVSILYTVSKTWSLGQIVCDIWLSSDITFCTASILHLCVIALDRYWAITDALEYSKRRTMRRAALMVTVVWVISISISIPPLFWRQAKAHEELTECVVNTDQLSYSLYSTFGAFYVPTILLLILYGRIYVAARSRIMKLPSSSGKRFTTAQLIQTSAASSLCSLNSSSNQEAHFHSGTVEVGGGSPLFINSVKVKLADSVLERKRLCAARERKATKTLGIILGAFIVCWLPFFVGTLVMVTCKECWFDPVLFDLFTWLGYLNSLINPIIYTCFNDDFKRAFQKLIKCRRFT